A stretch of Microtus pennsylvanicus isolate mMicPen1 chromosome 5, mMicPen1.hap1, whole genome shotgun sequence DNA encodes these proteins:
- the Il21r gene encoding interleukin-21 receptor translates to MPQGLAATLLLLILQGARGCLDLTCYTNYLWTVTCVLKTQTLHPYTLTLTWQDEYEELQDKETSCSLHRSDHNATHVLYTCHMPLSGFMADDVFIVNKMNHSDNSSQECGSFVLAENIKPARPFNVTVTFSGRYDISWRSDYNEDPAFYVLRGKLQYELQYRNLKDPYAVRPVTKLISVDSNNVSLLAEDFHKDSTYQLQVRAAPQPGTLFRGTWSEWSDPVIFQTQAGEPEADLDPHLLLLLLLLFLLVPCLIFLGLKIDLPWRLWKKVWVPVPSPESFFQPLYKEHSGNFKKWVDTPFTASSLELTPQSPTATSVLQVHDSCSPSYPAKEKKFLGPPGLEEQLECDGTSELGHCCTVPLAAGPGPSAYSEERDRPYGLVSIDTVTVGDAEGPCAWPYGCGDDGYPALNLDAGPESGPNAEDLLLVTNTTFLSCGCVSGGGLRLGGTPGSLLDRLRLPLSQERDWTAGPPWRTGSPGGGSESEAGSPPGLDMDTFDSGFAGSDCGSPVESDEGPPRSYIRQWVVRTPPPVDSGAQAS, encoded by the exons GCAAGATGAATACGAGGAGCTACAGGACAAAGAAACCTCTTGCAGCCTGCATAGGTCGGACCACAACGCCACACACGTGCTGTACACCTGTCACATGCCCTTGTCTGGATTCATGGCCGACGACGTTTTCATTGTCAACAAGATGAACCACTCTGACAACAGCTCCCAGGAGTGTGGCAGCTTTGTCCTGGCTGAGAACA TCAAGCCAGCTCGCCCTTTCAATGTGACCGTGACCTTCTCTGGACGTTATGATATCTCCTGGCGTTCAGATTATAATGAAGACCCTGCCTTCTACGTGCTGAGGGGCAAGCTACAATATGAGCTGCAGTATCGGAACCTCAAAGACCCCTATGCTGTG AGGCCGGTGACCAAGCTGATCTCAGTGGACTCAAACAACGTCTCCCTTCTCGCTGAAGATTTCCACAAAGACTCCACCTACCAGCTGCAGGTGCGGGCAGCACCCCAGCCAGGCACTTTATTCAGGGGGACCTGGAGTGAGTGGAGTGACCCTGTCATCTTTCAGACCCAGGCTGGGG AGCCCGAGGCAGACTTGGACCctcacctgctgctgctgctgctccttctgttcctcttgGTGCCCTGCCTGATTTTCTTGGGTCTGAAGATCGACCTGCCTTGGAG ACTATGGAAGAAGGTTTGGGTACCAGTGCCCAGCCCTGAGAGTTTCTTCCAGCCCCTGTACAAGGAACACAGTGGGAACTTCAAG AAATGGGTGGATACCCCTTTCACGGCCTCTAGCCTGGAGCTGACACCACAGAGTCCCACAGCAACTTCAGTCCTACAAGTGCACGACAGCTGTTCGCCCTCATACCCAGCCAAGGAAAAGAAGTTCCTGGGGCCGCCAGGCCTGGAAGAACAGCTGGAGTGCGATGGGACGTCTGAGCTTGGCCACTGCTGCACAGTCCCCTTGGCAGCCGGCCCAGGCCCCTCCGCCTACAGTGAGGAGAGAGACCGGCCCTATGGTCTGGTGTCCATTGACACAGTGACTGTGGGGGATGCAGAGGGACCATGCGCCTGGCCCTATGGCTGTGGGGATGACGGCTACCCAGCCCTGAACCTGGATGCCGGTCCAGAGTCTGGCCCTAATGCAGAGGATCTGCTCTTGGTCACAAACACCACTTTTCTGTCCTGTGGCTGTGTCTCAGGTGGTGGCCTCAGGCTGGGAGGTACCCCAGGCAGCCTCCTGGACAGGTTGAGGCTGCCCCTTTCTCAGGAAAGGGACTGGACAGCAGGCCCGCCCTGGAGAACGGGGTCCCCAGGAGGGGGCTCTGAGAGTGAGGCGGGCTCACCCCCTGGCCTGGACATGGACACTTTTGACAGCGGCTTTGCAGGATCAGACTGTGGCAGCCCTGTGGAGAGTGATGAAGGGCCCCCTCGCAGCTACATACGCCAGTGGGTGGTCAGGACCCCTCCACCTGTGGACAGCGGCGCCCAGGCCAGCTAG